A genomic stretch from Frigoribacterium sp. PvP032 includes:
- a CDS encoding PrsW family intramembrane metalloprotease — MTWDDSGQQHQVAGQPARAPEPVWWPAQPVFAQPAPRRRPVASGVALAVGFTVIGVFVLALVVYFLIFLSPGVILAASLLAFVPLAIVMVGIWLVDRWEPEPRVALLFAFLWGAAVSVGTALIVDLVVGSVQGLVGIGTEGGAEVFGAVVQAPIVEEVAKGFGVLLVLWIFRRHFDGPVDGVVYAATVAAGFAFVENIQYFALQVVDDLTLGSDGLVFVFVVRALMSPFAHVMYTACTGIALGWAARRTGRLGAIGWFALGVVPAAALHALWNGALVVVGDGFFVYYLLVQVPIFVAMVLLVVFLRRNERRVTHARLAEYAAVGWFSADEVAMLSTAAGRRRARRWAAANGTGPAMGRFVSDATRLAFTRQRLVKSKRGHDEGARRDEADLLAALAASRAALQAPPGAFVGWPQQPALAWQQQPVQVQQVQQSQQVAPEQQHWQSGPPTHDPWGRPLPPPGW; from the coding sequence ATGACGTGGGACGACTCCGGACAGCAGCACCAGGTCGCCGGGCAGCCCGCGCGGGCGCCCGAGCCCGTCTGGTGGCCTGCGCAGCCGGTGTTCGCCCAGCCGGCGCCTCGGCGTCGACCCGTCGCGAGCGGCGTGGCGCTGGCGGTCGGGTTCACCGTCATCGGCGTCTTCGTGCTGGCGCTCGTCGTGTACTTCCTGATCTTCCTGTCGCCGGGCGTGATCCTCGCCGCGAGCCTGCTCGCCTTCGTGCCGCTCGCGATCGTCATGGTCGGCATCTGGCTCGTCGACCGCTGGGAGCCGGAGCCCCGCGTGGCGCTGCTCTTCGCGTTCCTCTGGGGCGCTGCCGTCTCGGTCGGCACCGCCCTGATCGTGGACCTCGTCGTCGGCTCGGTGCAGGGTCTCGTCGGCATCGGGACCGAAGGAGGCGCGGAGGTCTTCGGCGCGGTCGTCCAGGCCCCGATCGTCGAGGAGGTCGCGAAGGGCTTCGGCGTGCTGCTGGTGCTCTGGATCTTCCGGAGGCACTTCGACGGGCCCGTCGACGGCGTCGTCTACGCCGCGACGGTGGCGGCCGGCTTCGCCTTCGTCGAGAACATCCAGTACTTCGCGCTGCAGGTCGTCGACGACCTGACCCTCGGCAGCGACGGCCTCGTGTTCGTCTTCGTCGTGCGGGCGCTGATGTCGCCGTTCGCCCATGTGATGTACACGGCCTGCACCGGCATCGCGCTCGGCTGGGCGGCCCGCCGCACGGGCCGCCTCGGCGCGATCGGCTGGTTCGCCCTCGGCGTCGTGCCCGCCGCCGCCCTGCACGCCCTCTGGAACGGCGCCCTCGTCGTCGTCGGCGACGGCTTCTTCGTCTACTACCTGCTGGTGCAGGTGCCGATCTTCGTCGCGATGGTGCTGCTGGTCGTCTTCCTGCGCCGCAACGAGCGCCGGGTGACCCACGCACGGCTCGCCGAGTACGCCGCGGTCGGCTGGTTCAGCGCCGACGAGGTCGCGATGCTCTCGACGGCCGCCGGTCGTCGCCGTGCCCGACGCTGGGCCGCCGCGAACGGGACGGGGCCCGCCATGGGGCGCTTCGTCTCCGACGCCACGCGGCTCGCCTTCACCCGCCAGCGGCTCGTCAAGAGCAAGCGGGGGCACGACGAGGGCGCGCGCCGCGACGAGGCCGACCTGCTGGCGGCGCTCGCCGCGAGCCGGGCCGCGCTGCAGGCGCCGCCCGGGGCGTTCGTCGGCTGGCCGCAGCAGCCCGCGCTCGCCTGGCAGCAGCAGCCCGTGCAGGTGCAGCAGGTGCAGCAGTCGCAGCAGGTCGCTCCGGAGCAGCAGCACTGGCAGTCCGGCCCGCCCACGCACGATCCCTGGGGTCGCCCCCTCCCGCCGCCCGGCTGGTGA
- a CDS encoding YihY/virulence factor BrkB family protein: protein MPATRSLPENPSPTRYVVMRVWHDFLRHRTIDAAASLTFFSTLAILPTALALVSGVALFQDGESAVNDILEVARFVLSADAIDTLRRPLEQMLSLSNPGVAFGVGLWLTLWSLSSYTTAFGRAMNTAYEVEEGRRIWKFRGHMMIVTVVLMVSFAVIAALLLVTPTLFVGIGEAAGFGEPWFTLYNVVKWPVIAALAVFAVAMLYYFSPNVRPPRLRWVSYGAMFALVIWAVCTLGFALYVSTVSNYDRFYGWLGGVVVVLLYSYISNFVLVIGGELDSEVLRMRQLRRGVKAEEVIPLPMRDTARNHILARNSAWDVRVGRALRERALRENGGVLDADELRHLHVRGERLQVTDRDHAHSAALELDLDGDGSREPERTPEVDAARSPEPSTS from the coding sequence ATGCCTGCGACGCGGTCCCTCCCCGAGAACCCGTCGCCGACCCGGTACGTGGTGATGCGCGTCTGGCACGACTTCCTGAGGCACCGCACGATCGACGCCGCCGCCTCCTTGACGTTCTTCTCGACCCTGGCGATCCTGCCGACCGCGCTCGCCCTCGTGTCGGGCGTCGCGTTGTTCCAGGACGGCGAGTCGGCCGTGAACGACATCCTCGAGGTTGCCCGCTTCGTGCTCAGCGCCGACGCGATCGACACCCTGCGCCGACCGCTCGAGCAGATGCTCAGCCTCTCGAACCCTGGCGTCGCGTTCGGCGTCGGCCTGTGGCTGACGCTCTGGTCGCTGTCGTCGTACACGACCGCCTTCGGCCGGGCGATGAACACCGCCTACGAGGTCGAGGAGGGGCGCCGGATCTGGAAGTTCCGCGGCCACATGATGATCGTCACCGTCGTGCTGATGGTGTCGTTCGCCGTCATCGCCGCGCTGCTGCTCGTGACCCCGACGCTCTTCGTGGGCATCGGCGAGGCCGCGGGCTTCGGCGAGCCCTGGTTCACCCTCTACAACGTCGTGAAGTGGCCGGTGATCGCCGCCCTCGCGGTGTTCGCCGTCGCGATGCTCTACTACTTCTCGCCCAACGTGCGGCCGCCGCGGCTGCGCTGGGTGTCGTACGGCGCGATGTTCGCGCTCGTCATCTGGGCCGTCTGCACGCTCGGCTTCGCCCTCTACGTGTCGACCGTCTCGAACTACGACCGCTTCTACGGCTGGCTCGGCGGCGTCGTGGTCGTGCTGCTCTACTCGTACATCAGCAACTTCGTGCTCGTCATCGGCGGCGAGCTCGACAGCGAGGTGCTGCGGATGCGCCAGCTGCGCCGCGGGGTCAAGGCCGAGGAGGTCATCCCCCTGCCGATGCGCGACACCGCCCGCAACCACATCCTCGCGCGCAACAGCGCGTGGGACGTCCGCGTCGGCCGCGCGCTGCGCGAGCGCGCCCTGCGCGAGAACGGCGGGGTGCTCGACGCCGACGAGCTCCGGCACCTGCACGTGCGGGGCGAGCGGCTGCAGGTCACCGACCGCGACCACGCGCACTCGGCGGCGCTCGAGCTCGACCTGGACGGCGACGGCAGCCGGGAGCCGGAGCGGACGCCCGAGGTCGACGCCGCACGTTCGCCCGAGCCGTCCACGTCCTAG
- a CDS encoding Ig-like domain-containing protein, whose protein sequence is MMRRSRSVRRAATRLLAGASATALVAVGLATALPTAEPAGAATTAGAAQAAAAAAEGVTLTPNPWYAGDPFQGWGTSLVWFANATGGYPEELREDLYQAVFGEEGLDLNIARYNIGGGNASDVVDYLRPGGAVDGWWAPDADGSAGVYGGASTAYADREAVRAAFDADDLSQYDLDADATQRWWVDRLAADDQITHWETFANSAPYFMTESGYVSGGFNSTAQQLRTTSEADFVSYLTRVTEQLEQTSGIEVESIDPFNEPNTNYWGTTIRDGQPTGRQEGMHVSPDQQVRVIAALQAELAESGTTTDAFIAAMDETNPGIFATNWAAYPQATRDAVERLNVHTYGTSGRLGVRDLAKQADSPLWMSEIEGSWVNGWDPANIENGLGMAGRVTDDLRELEPDAWVLWQPVEDLYNMEPQGEDLNWGSMFIDLDCVPFTEDGAEVWKSERRVADAGGDSTAVEPCSVEVNSKFSALRNFTKFIHEGDRLVAVDDVDTTAAVRPDGDGATLVHRNTTSVDRTVTIDLSRFGAIDQEASVTPYTTTEAPEGAEVTSTGVVPGTPVAVDVAAGTATLTVPAKSITTFEVSGVSGVAADAPAVVDGHEYQFVGVQSGKALGAAAGSTGPALASSATTTEAAAGQSWTARAVPTASGDVRRVTLQAGDGRFLAATSRGTELRAVDASAAAADAATRWWVTTTDGGTFSFVGDGVAQSLDVGGQSTAEGAPVGVYGTNGGANQRWAVRDLEPAAGQTVAVRTDAGVPPALPATVVARYSWGTGAAAPVTWDAVDAAAWQTPGRVEVTGTATDVFGQSFAVTALVDVGGLTVTDPVSLTVAVGSPSAGVVAALPETVPARVAASEQTFDVPVTWDAADLADDDLVPVGVVPLTGTATVDGGTLPARLSLIVTDSTLRNFAPDAGVAATASSTESGYPADRTRNGVSGDKGWSNWVSSGKPAQSTLTYSFDAPRDVSQVAVQFYADGSARSWAESIQLQQQAADGTWQPLPGYETPQPVAVPTAGAPVVTAEFPTVSTSGVRVVMDAYANTHLTVSEVQLFEPVASDSAVSTAATLRVDGVEVEGFDPAAGSYDVVTQGSRWPVVSAIATDTTSTVTTTQADATNGGVARVRITSPDGSTTTEYAVRVERQVATTSAVVVGEPRVGSELRVSVDVDPGDAAVTVEWFVDGEAVAPAAAAGPSTRAAVLAGAFTVPEGAEGSVVTARVTATAAGFVDAEPVETAGVTILAAPVDPPVGGGDPTGPGTGGDPTAPGTGPGAGSGSGSGGSPSVGTGQPGTSPVVTADDGRLAFTGSGPALGVVLAAGLGLLVLGTALVIRRRVGRRS, encoded by the coding sequence ATGATGCGACGATCACGATCTGTACGACGCGCGGCGACACGGCTGCTGGCGGGGGCGAGCGCCACGGCGCTGGTCGCCGTCGGGCTGGCCACGGCGCTGCCGACCGCCGAGCCAGCAGGCGCAGCGACGACGGCAGGCGCAGCGCAGGCGGCGGCTGCGGCGGCGGAGGGGGTGACCCTCACGCCGAACCCCTGGTACGCGGGCGACCCGTTCCAGGGCTGGGGCACCAGCCTCGTCTGGTTCGCCAACGCGACCGGCGGCTACCCCGAGGAGCTCCGCGAGGACCTCTACCAGGCCGTCTTCGGCGAGGAGGGGCTCGACCTCAACATCGCCCGGTACAACATCGGCGGCGGCAACGCGAGCGACGTCGTCGACTACCTGCGGCCCGGCGGCGCGGTCGACGGCTGGTGGGCCCCGGACGCCGACGGCAGCGCGGGCGTCTACGGAGGCGCCTCCACGGCCTACGCCGACCGCGAGGCCGTGCGCGCGGCCTTCGACGCCGACGACCTCTCGCAGTACGACCTCGACGCCGACGCGACGCAGCGCTGGTGGGTCGACCGCCTGGCGGCCGACGACCAGATCACGCACTGGGAGACGTTCGCCAACTCGGCGCCGTACTTCATGACCGAGAGCGGCTACGTGTCGGGCGGGTTCAACTCGACGGCGCAGCAGCTGAGGACCACGTCGGAGGCCGACTTCGTCAGCTACCTCACCCGGGTCACCGAGCAGCTCGAGCAGACCTCGGGCATCGAGGTCGAGTCGATCGACCCGTTCAACGAGCCGAACACGAACTACTGGGGCACGACGATCCGCGACGGCCAGCCGACCGGCCGCCAGGAGGGCATGCACGTCTCGCCCGACCAGCAGGTGCGCGTGATCGCCGCCCTGCAGGCCGAGCTGGCCGAGTCCGGCACGACCACCGACGCGTTCATCGCGGCGATGGACGAGACGAACCCCGGCATCTTCGCCACGAACTGGGCGGCGTACCCCCAGGCGACCCGCGACGCGGTCGAGCGCCTCAACGTGCACACCTACGGCACGAGCGGTCGTCTCGGCGTCCGCGACCTCGCCAAGCAGGCGGACTCGCCGCTCTGGATGAGCGAGATCGAGGGCAGCTGGGTGAACGGCTGGGACCCGGCGAACATCGAGAACGGCCTCGGCATGGCCGGCCGCGTGACGGACGACCTGCGCGAGCTCGAGCCCGACGCCTGGGTGCTCTGGCAGCCCGTCGAGGACCTCTACAACATGGAGCCGCAGGGCGAGGACCTCAACTGGGGCTCGATGTTCATCGACCTCGACTGCGTCCCGTTCACCGAGGACGGCGCCGAGGTCTGGAAGAGCGAGCGTCGCGTCGCCGACGCCGGGGGCGACTCGACAGCGGTCGAGCCCTGCTCGGTCGAGGTGAACTCGAAGTTCTCCGCGCTCCGCAACTTCACGAAGTTCATCCACGAGGGCGACCGCCTGGTCGCCGTGGACGACGTCGACACCACCGCCGCCGTGCGCCCCGACGGCGACGGCGCCACGCTCGTGCACCGCAACACGACGAGCGTCGACCGCACGGTCACGATCGACCTGTCCCGCTTCGGGGCGATCGACCAGGAGGCGTCGGTCACGCCGTACACGACCACCGAGGCTCCCGAGGGCGCCGAGGTCACCTCGACGGGCGTCGTGCCCGGCACGCCCGTCGCTGTCGACGTCGCCGCCGGGACCGCGACCCTGACCGTGCCGGCGAAGTCGATCACGACCTTCGAGGTGAGCGGCGTCTCCGGCGTCGCCGCCGACGCACCCGCAGTCGTCGACGGCCACGAGTACCAGTTCGTGGGCGTCCAGAGCGGCAAGGCGCTGGGTGCCGCGGCCGGCTCGACCGGCCCCGCCCTCGCCTCCTCGGCCACCACGACGGAGGCGGCGGCCGGCCAGTCCTGGACCGCCCGCGCCGTGCCCACCGCGTCCGGCGACGTCCGCAGGGTGACCCTGCAGGCGGGCGACGGCCGGTTCCTCGCGGCGACCTCCCGCGGCACCGAGCTCCGCGCGGTCGACGCCTCGGCGGCTGCCGCCGACGCGGCCACGCGCTGGTGGGTGACGACGACCGACGGCGGGACCTTCTCGTTCGTCGGCGACGGCGTCGCCCAGTCACTCGACGTCGGCGGCCAGTCGACCGCCGAGGGCGCCCCGGTCGGCGTGTACGGCACGAACGGCGGCGCGAACCAGCGCTGGGCCGTCCGTGACCTCGAGCCGGCCGCTGGCCAGACCGTCGCGGTCCGGACCGACGCTGGCGTGCCTCCTGCGCTGCCCGCCACGGTCGTGGCGCGCTACTCGTGGGGCACCGGGGCCGCGGCGCCGGTGACCTGGGACGCCGTCGACGCAGCTGCCTGGCAGACGCCCGGCCGCGTCGAGGTGACCGGCACGGCGACCGACGTCTTCGGGCAGTCGTTCGCGGTCACCGCGCTCGTCGACGTCGGCGGCCTGACGGTCACCGACCCGGTGTCGCTCACGGTCGCCGTGGGCAGCCCCTCGGCGGGCGTCGTCGCGGCCCTGCCCGAGACGGTGCCCGCACGGGTGGCCGCCTCCGAGCAGACCTTCGACGTCCCGGTCACCTGGGACGCCGCAGACCTGGCCGACGACGACCTCGTCCCAGTGGGCGTCGTGCCCCTGACCGGCACGGCCACGGTCGACGGCGGCACGCTGCCGGCCCGGCTGTCGCTGATCGTCACCGACTCGACCCTCCGCAACTTCGCCCCCGACGCGGGAGTCGCGGCCACGGCCTCGTCGACCGAGTCGGGCTACCCGGCCGACCGCACCCGCAACGGGGTGTCGGGCGACAAGGGCTGGTCGAACTGGGTGTCGTCGGGCAAACCGGCGCAGAGCACGCTGACCTACTCGTTCGACGCACCGCGTGACGTGTCGCAGGTCGCCGTCCAGTTCTACGCGGACGGCTCTGCCCGCAGCTGGGCCGAGAGCATCCAGCTCCAGCAGCAGGCGGCCGACGGCACCTGGCAGCCGCTGCCCGGGTACGAGACGCCGCAGCCCGTCGCGGTGCCGACCGCCGGCGCCCCCGTCGTGACGGCGGAGTTCCCGACCGTCAGCACGTCGGGTGTCCGCGTCGTCATGGACGCGTACGCGAACACCCACCTCACCGTCAGCGAGGTGCAGCTCTTCGAGCCCGTCGCCTCCGACTCGGCGGTGAGCACGGCCGCGACCCTGCGCGTCGACGGCGTCGAGGTCGAGGGCTTCGACCCGGCGGCCGGGTCGTACGACGTGGTCACCCAGGGCTCGCGCTGGCCCGTCGTGTCGGCGATCGCGACCGACACGACGTCGACCGTCACGACGACGCAGGCGGACGCCACGAACGGCGGCGTCGCCAGGGTGCGGATCACGTCGCCGGACGGATCGACGACGACCGAGTACGCCGTGCGCGTCGAGCGCCAGGTCGCGACGACCTCGGCGGTCGTCGTGGGGGAGCCGCGGGTCGGCTCCGAGCTGCGGGTGAGCGTCGACGTCGACCCCGGCGACGCGGCCGTCACCGTCGAGTGGTTCGTCGACGGGGAGGCCGTCGCCCCGGCTGCCGCGGCCGGCCCGTCGACCAGGGCCGCCGTCCTGGCCGGTGCCTTCACGGTGCCGGAGGGTGCCGAGGGCAGCGTCGTCACGGCACGTGTCACGGCGACCGCGGCCGGGTTCGTCGACGCCGAGCCGGTCGAGACCGCGGGCGTGACGATCCTCGCCGCACCCGTCGACCCGCCCGTCGGGGGAGGCGACCCGACCGGACCCGGCACGGGCGGCGACCCGACGGCACCGGGCACGGGACCGGGAGCCGGCTCCGGCTCGGGCTCCGGGGGCTCGCCCTCGGTCGGGACGGGGCAGCCCGGCACGTCGCCGGTCGTCACGGCCGACGACGGTCGACTCGCGTTCACCGGGTCCGGCCCGGCGCTCGGCGTCGTGCTCGCGGCGGGCCTCGGCCTGCTCGTCCTCGGCACGGCCCTGGTCATCCGTCGACGGGTGGGTCGGCGCAGCTGA
- a CDS encoding MFS transporter encodes MSTPAPPPAPAKPRRPVLVDVTPLRQSPAFARLFVGNTVSGIGTQLTLVAVGLEVYDITRSTFAVALVGVVSLVPMIVAGLWGGMLADAFDRRKVALVAAVFAWLSTAAIALHAWLGLHEVGLLYVLTCVNAVAGTMIATSRASIVPRLLPASLLPAAAALGGIGTGLMLTVGPALAGVLVAGIGFAPTYTVDVVLFSFAFLGIVTLPPIRPEGNAQRPGLASLVEGMRFLRRAPTVRTTFVVDIVAMTFGQPRVLYPVVGAVVIGGGAVTVGVLTASYAVGALLSSVFSGRLGHVRLQGRAVDRAITVYGICIAAFGLVLALTSPRGDGGLTEGLGQADLVALGAAALALAGAGAADNVSSIFRSTILQTAAPDHMRGRLQGVFIVVVTGGPRVGDLFVGLVAAAGVAWPPLLGGALIVVLIAVVARLTPAFRTYDALHPTP; translated from the coding sequence TTGTCCACTCCCGCGCCTCCGCCCGCCCCCGCCAAGCCCCGCCGCCCCGTGCTCGTCGACGTCACCCCGCTGCGGCAGAGCCCGGCCTTCGCGCGCCTCTTCGTCGGCAACACCGTCAGCGGCATCGGGACGCAGCTCACCCTCGTCGCCGTCGGGCTCGAGGTCTACGACATCACCCGCTCGACCTTCGCCGTCGCGCTCGTCGGGGTCGTGTCGCTCGTGCCGATGATCGTCGCGGGGCTCTGGGGCGGCATGCTCGCCGACGCCTTCGACCGCCGGAAGGTCGCGCTCGTCGCCGCCGTCTTCGCCTGGCTCTCGACCGCCGCGATCGCCCTGCACGCCTGGCTCGGCCTGCACGAGGTGGGCCTGCTCTACGTGCTGACCTGCGTCAACGCGGTGGCCGGGACGATGATCGCGACCTCGCGTGCCTCGATCGTGCCGCGCCTCCTGCCGGCCTCGCTGCTGCCCGCCGCCGCGGCGCTCGGCGGGATCGGCACCGGCCTGATGCTCACGGTCGGGCCGGCACTCGCCGGAGTGCTCGTCGCGGGCATCGGCTTCGCACCGACGTACACGGTCGACGTCGTGCTCTTCTCGTTCGCGTTCCTCGGGATCGTGACGCTGCCGCCGATCCGCCCCGAGGGCAACGCTCAGCGGCCGGGCCTGGCGTCGCTGGTCGAGGGGATGCGGTTCCTGCGGCGGGCGCCGACGGTGCGCACGACCTTCGTCGTCGACATCGTCGCGATGACCTTCGGGCAGCCGCGGGTGCTCTACCCCGTGGTCGGGGCCGTGGTGATCGGAGGAGGTGCGGTGACGGTGGGCGTGCTCACCGCCTCCTACGCGGTGGGGGCGCTGCTGAGCAGCGTCTTCTCGGGACGGCTCGGGCACGTGCGCCTGCAGGGCAGGGCCGTCGACCGCGCCATCACCGTCTACGGGATCTGCATCGCGGCGTTCGGGCTCGTGCTGGCGCTCACCTCGCCGCGCGGCGACGGCGGGCTGACGGAGGGGCTCGGCCAGGCCGACCTCGTCGCGCTCGGCGCTGCCGCGCTCGCCCTCGCGGGGGCCGGGGCCGCCGACAACGTCAGCTCGATCTTCCGCTCGACCATCCTGCAGACCGCGGCTCCCGACCACATGCGGGGCCGCCTCCAGGGCGTGTTCATCGTCGTCGTCACCGGCGGCCCGCGGGTCGGCGACCTGTTCGTCGGGCTCGTCGCGGCAGCGGGCGTCGCGTGGCCGCCGCTCCTCGGAGGGGCGCTGATCGTCGTGCTGATCGCGGTGGTGGCGCGCCTCACGCCGGCGTTCCGGACGTACGACGCGCTGCACCCGACGCCGTAG
- a CDS encoding cytidine deaminase translates to MTDHDDLIEVAHRTINPHRAGDRLFGDVAAALETTTGAIHTGVCIDTGSGTGFCAEHAAVASMVTSGEYAIARIVAVWRDDRDRLTVLAPCGRCREFIRQIDPSNLDTSIVLGHGRVAPLRDLLPEWEWPEPELPRPRSTP, encoded by the coding sequence ATGACGGACCATGACGATCTCATCGAGGTGGCTCACCGCACGATCAACCCGCATCGGGCGGGCGATCGCCTCTTCGGCGACGTCGCGGCCGCGCTCGAGACGACCACGGGCGCGATCCACACGGGCGTCTGCATCGACACCGGTTCGGGCACCGGCTTCTGCGCCGAGCACGCGGCCGTCGCCTCGATGGTGACGAGCGGCGAGTACGCGATAGCGAGGATCGTCGCCGTGTGGCGGGACGACCGAGACCGGCTCACGGTTCTGGCACCCTGCGGCCGCTGCCGCGAGTTCATCCGGCAGATCGACCCGTCCAACCTCGACACGTCGATCGTCCTCGGCCACGGCAGGGTGGCACCGCTCCGCGACCTTCTCCCGGAGTGGGAGTGGCCCGAGCCGGAGCTGCCTCGCCCGCGGAGCACCCCGTAG